One Glycine max cultivar Williams 82 chromosome 6, Glycine_max_v4.0, whole genome shotgun sequence DNA segment encodes these proteins:
- the LOC102668080 gene encoding uncharacterized protein, with amino-acid sequence MAGRGRDHNCDVLDRITAVLETLVQERDVEPAGYWGLMAFRKNHPSKLSGDYDPEGARLWLAKTEKIFEAMSCLEEHKVPYATFMLQGEAENWWKFVKPTLAAPRGVIPWNAFKDKFLDNYFPRDLRKRKAREFLDLKQGNMSVGEYTTKFNELLQYWPQYQDAQNEEDLCAQFENGLRLKIRQIVSYM; translated from the coding sequence atggcaggacgtggtagggatcatAACTGTGATGTCCTCGACCGCATCACagctgtgctggaaactctagtgcaggaacgtgatgtggagccggcAGGGTATtggggactcatggctttccgtaagaaccacccgtCGAAGTTAAGTGGGGACTATGATCCAGAGGGTGCTAGGTTATGGTTAGCTAAGACTGAGAAGATTTTCGAGGCAATGAGTTGTcttgaggagcataaggtcccTTATGCGACATTCATGCTCCAGGGAGAAGCtgagaattggtggaagttcgtgaaaCCTACATTAGCAGCACCTAGAGGCGTTATTCCTTGGAATGCGTTCAAGGATAAATTCCTAGACAACTATTTTCCACGAGATCTCAGAAAGCGAAAGGCGAGGGAATTCCTGGATTTGAAGCAGGGAAACATGTCCGTTGGAGAATACACGACCAAATTTAATGAACTTCTACAATActggcctcaataccaagatgctcaGAACGAAGAGGACTTATGTGCTCAatttgagaatgggcttcgaCTGAAGATTCGACAGATAGTTAGCTACATGTAG
- the LOC121174999 gene encoding uncharacterized protein — MMILEQRLIEEFRDLNLAIEMRPKSLFVGALQITNEFVNHIREAQKDDQFLQDKVLDAMGDKDVEFKKDTTGYQVSIGMAPFEALYGRKCKTPLCWYDNGEAVLLGPEMLQQITEQVKLIREKIKASQDRQKSYYDKRRKPLDFQEGEHVFLKVSLVIGVGRALKSRKLTPKYLGPYQILKKVGPAAYQIALPPSLSNLHPVFHVSQLRRYNPDPSHVLALDEVQVKDNLTYKAQPQKITDRRMKSLRGKEIALVKVQWGSDEGDSTWELEDRVRVDFSSLEIYGCWVLGSYNV, encoded by the exons ATGATGATTCTGGAacagagattgatagaggaaTTCCGAGATCTAAATCTAGCAATCGAGATGCGACCCAAGAGCCTATTTGTGGGAGCGTTGCAAATCACCAATGAATTCGTAAATCACATACGCGAGGCTCAAAAGGATGACCAGTTTCTGCAAGACAAAGTGTTAGATGCAATGGGAGATAAGGATGTGGAGTTTAAAAAGGATACAACtgg CTACCAGGTCAGcattggtatggctccttttgaagctctatATGGGCGGAAGTGCAAAACTCCTCTTTGTTGGTACGATAATGGGGAAGCAGTACTTCTTGGgcctgaaatgctacaacaaaTTACCGAACAAGTGAAATTAAttcgagagaaaataaaagcatcccaggataggcagaagagctattatgaCAAAAGGAGAAAACCATTAGATTTTCAagaaggagaacatgtgtttttgaaggtttctcttGTAATTGGAGTTGGGAGAGCTCTCAAATCTAGGAAGTTGACGCCCAAGTATCTGGGTCCgtatcaaattttaaagaagGTTGGGCCTGCAGCCTATCAGATCGCTCTACCTCCGAGCTTATCGAATCTGCACcctgtgtttcatgtctctcaactgagacgATACAACCCGGATCCATCACATGTACTTGCACTGGACGAAGTACAagtgaaggataacctcacctataaagcacaacctcagaagatTACTGATCGAAGAATGAAGTCGCTGAGAGGTAAAGAGATCGCGTTGGTGAAAGTGCAGTGGGGATCCGACGAGGGTGATTCAACCTGGGAGTTAGAGGATAGG gtaagggTGGACTTCTCCTCACTAGAAATCTATGGGTGTTGGGTTCTTGGGAGCTATAATGtgtag